The following proteins are co-located in the Escherichia fergusonii ATCC 35469 genome:
- a CDS encoding omptin family outer membrane protease — protein sequence MSGDFPRGQKGIGYQQKFSASWLGLAGKYSPWAEGKFRCFL from the coding sequence ATTTCTGGTGATTTTCCTCGCGGCCAAAAAGGTATTGGTTATCAGCAGAAATTTAGCGCTTCCTGGTTAGGTCTTGCTGGTAAATATAGTCCTTGGGCGGAAGGCAAATTTCGGTGTTTTCTTTAG
- the pcaH gene encoding protocatechuate 3,4-dioxygenase subunit beta translates to MSEKWTPREVIHRDYNSHPPAFAPGYKTSVLRSPRNALISLQNSLSEITGPVFSNNDLGPQDNDLIMNYAKEGLPIGERIIVHGYVRDGFGRPMKNTLVEIWQANAGGRYRHKKDQYLAPIDPNFGGCGRVLTDENGYYFFRTIKPGPYPWRNQASDWRPSHIHFSLSGEAFAQRLITQMYFEGDPLIKQCPIVQAIKNEDAIRTLIAELDTHTAIPLDSLAYRFDLVLRGQRATLFENRTQGVAK, encoded by the coding sequence ATGAGTGAAAAATGGACGCCACGCGAAGTGATTCATCGCGATTACAACAGTCATCCCCCAGCCTTTGCCCCAGGTTATAAAACCAGCGTGTTACGTTCACCACGCAATGCCTTAATTTCTTTACAAAACTCTTTATCAGAAATTACCGGCCCGGTATTCAGTAATAACGATTTAGGACCGCAGGATAATGACCTGATCATGAATTACGCCAAAGAAGGATTACCCATTGGCGAGCGAATTATTGTTCACGGTTATGTTCGCGACGGTTTTGGTCGGCCGATGAAAAATACGCTGGTGGAAATATGGCAAGCCAATGCCGGTGGTCGTTATCGCCACAAGAAAGATCAGTATCTTGCGCCTATCGACCCAAATTTCGGCGGATGCGGGCGTGTGTTAACTGACGAAAATGGCTACTACTTCTTTCGCACCATCAAGCCAGGCCCTTATCCATGGCGTAATCAGGCCAGCGACTGGCGGCCTTCACATATCCATTTTTCTCTCTCTGGTGAAGCCTTCGCTCAGCGCCTGATTACTCAAATGTATTTTGAAGGCGACCCGCTGATTAAACAGTGCCCTATTGTGCAGGCGATCAAAAATGAAGATGCGATTCGTACGCTTATTGCCGAACTGGACACGCACACCGCGATTCCTCTCGACAGCCTGGCATATCGCTTTGATTTGGTATTACGTGGTCAACGTGCCACGCTGTTCGAAAACCGCACTCAGGGAGTGGCAAAATGA
- the adhP gene encoding alcohol dehydrogenase AdhP, with protein sequence MKAAVVTKDHHVDVTDKTLRSLKHGEALLKMECCGVCHTDLHVKNGDFGDKTGVILGHEGIGVVAEVGPGVTSLKPGDRASVAWFYEGCGHCEYCNSGNETLCRSVKNAGYSVDGGMAEECIVVADYAVKVPDGLDSAAASSITCAGVTTYKAVKLSKIRPGQWIAIYGLGGLGNLALQYAKNVFNAKVIAIDVNDEQLKLATEIGADLAINSRTEDAAKIVQEKTGGAHAAVVTAVAKAAFNSAVDAVRAGGRVVAVGLPPESMSLDIPRLVLDGIEVVGSLVGTRQDLTEAFQFAAEGKVVPKVALRPLADINTIFTEMEEGKIRGRMVIDFRR encoded by the coding sequence ATGAAGGCTGCAGTTGTTACGAAGGATCATCATGTTGACGTTACGGATAAAACGCTGCGCTCACTGAAACATGGCGAAGCCCTGCTGAAAATGGAGTGTTGTGGTGTATGTCATACCGATCTTCATGTTAAGAATGGCGATTTTGGTGATAAAACCGGCGTGATTCTGGGCCATGAAGGCATCGGTGTGGTGGCAGAAGTTGGCCCCGGCGTTACCTCATTAAAACCAGGCGATCGCGCCAGCGTGGCGTGGTTTTACGAAGGATGCGGTCATTGCGAATACTGTAACAGCGGTAACGAAACGCTCTGCCGTTCAGTAAAAAATGCCGGATACAGCGTTGATGGCGGCATGGCGGAAGAGTGCATCGTGGTCGCCGATTACGCGGTTAAAGTGCCGGATGGCCTGGACTCGGCGGCGGCCAGCAGCATCACCTGCGCGGGCGTCACCACCTACAAAGCAGTAAAACTATCAAAAATTCGTCCAGGACAGTGGATTGCTATCTACGGTCTTGGCGGTCTGGGCAACCTCGCCCTGCAATACGCGAAAAATGTCTTTAATGCAAAAGTGATCGCCATTGATGTCAATGATGAGCAGTTGAAACTGGCAACCGAAATAGGTGCTGATTTAGCGATTAACTCACGTACCGAAGACGCCGCCAAAATTGTGCAGGAGAAAACCGGTGGCGCTCACGCAGCGGTGGTGACAGCGGTAGCTAAAGCTGCGTTTAACTCGGCAGTTGATGCTGTCCGTGCTGGCGGTCGTGTTGTGGCAGTCGGTCTGCCGCCGGAGTCTATGAGCCTGGACATCCCACGGCTGGTGCTGGATGGTATTGAAGTGGTCGGTTCGCTAGTTGGCACGCGCCAGGATCTCACCGAAGCCTTCCAGTTTGCCGCCGAAGGCAAAGTGGTGCCGAAAGTCGCCCTGCGTCCGTTAGCGGACATCAACACCATCTTTACTGAGATGGAAGAAGGCAAAATCCGTGGCCGTATGGTGATTGATTTCCGCCGCTAA
- the bdm gene encoding biofilm-dependent modulation protein translates to MFTYYQAENSTAEPALVNAIEQGLRAEHGVVTEDDILMELTKWVEASDNDILSDIYQQTINYVVSGQHPTL, encoded by the coding sequence ATGTTTACTTATTATCAGGCAGAAAATTCAACAGCAGAACCCGCTCTGGTTAATGCCATTGAGCAAGGCCTTCGGGCAGAGCACGGTGTTGTCACTGAAGATGACATTCTCATGGAGCTGACCAAATGGGTGGAAGCTTCTGATAACGACATCCTCAGTGATATCTACCAACAAACGATCAATTATGTGGTCAGTGGCCAGCACCCTACGCTTTAA
- the pcaG gene encoding protocatechuate 3,4-dioxygenase subunit alpha encodes MKNYLAETASQTAGPYVHIGLAPDAAGFHIFEKNFSSTLVNSHTEGERITIEGRVIDGSGTPVRDVLLEIWQANANGRYNHPADQQSDKKLDADFRGWGRSCSDFDTGIWRFETIKPGSVVGRDGRTMAPHVNLWVVARGINIGLNTRMYFPDEQDANQHDPVLNLIEWEVRRQTLIGKREQRGNETVYIFDIHLQGDKETVFFDV; translated from the coding sequence ATGAAGAATTATTTAGCGGAAACAGCTTCGCAAACTGCCGGGCCATATGTGCACATTGGCCTCGCCCCTGATGCCGCTGGTTTTCATATTTTTGAGAAGAATTTCAGTTCAACGCTCGTTAACAGCCATACCGAAGGTGAGCGAATTACTATTGAAGGTCGGGTGATTGATGGTTCAGGCACGCCAGTACGCGATGTGTTGCTGGAGATTTGGCAGGCCAACGCCAATGGCCGTTATAACCATCCGGCAGATCAACAAAGTGATAAAAAACTGGATGCTGATTTTCGTGGTTGGGGCCGCAGTTGCTCAGATTTCGACACTGGGATCTGGCGCTTCGAAACCATAAAACCAGGGAGTGTTGTCGGTCGCGACGGTCGTACTATGGCGCCACACGTTAACTTATGGGTCGTGGCGCGAGGTATCAATATAGGCCTGAATACACGGATGTATTTTCCCGATGAGCAAGATGCCAACCAGCACGATCCCGTGCTGAATTTGATTGAATGGGAAGTAAGACGCCAGACGCTGATCGGCAAGCGAGAACAGCGTGGCAACGAAACAGTTTATATCTTCGATATTCATCTGCAAGGTGACAAAGAAACCGTCTTTTTTGATGTGTAA
- the sra gene encoding stationary-phase-induced ribosome-associated protein: protein MKSNRQARHILGLDHKISNQRKIVTEGDKSSVVNNPTGRKRPAEK from the coding sequence ATGAAATCGAACCGTCAGGCACGTCATATTCTTGGACTGGACCATAAAATTTCTAACCAGCGCAAAATAGTTACCGAAGGTGACAAATCCAGCGTGGTAAATAACCCAACCGGCAGAAAACGCCCCGCTGAAAAGTAA
- the osmC gene encoding peroxiredoxin OsmC, which translates to MTIHKKGQAHWEGDIKRGKGTVSTESGVLNQQPYGFNTRFEGEKGTNPEELIGAAHAACFSMALSLMLGEAGFTPSSIDTTADVSLDKVDAGFAITKIALKSEVAVPGIDASTFDGIIQKAKAGCPVSQVLKAEITLDYQLKS; encoded by the coding sequence ATGACAATCCATAAGAAAGGTCAGGCACACTGGGAAGGCGATATCAAACGCGGGAAGGGAACAGTATCCACCGAGAGTGGCGTGCTGAACCAACAGCCGTATGGATTTAACACGCGTTTTGAAGGCGAAAAAGGAACTAACCCTGAAGAACTGATTGGCGCGGCGCATGCAGCATGTTTCTCAATGGCGCTTTCATTAATGCTGGGGGAAGCGGGATTCACGCCATCATCGATTGATACCACCGCCGATGTGTCGCTGGATAAAGTGGATGCCGGGTTTGCGATTACTAAAATCGCCCTGAAGAGCGAAGTTGCCGTGCCGGGTATTGATGCCTCTACCTTTGACGGCATTATCCAGAAAGCTAAAGCAGGATGCCCGGTTTCTCAGGTACTGAAAGCGGAAATTACGCTTGATTACCAGTTGAAATCGTAA
- a CDS encoding VOC family protein, translating to MACILTADEIREQFSQAMSAMYQQEVPQYGTLLELVADVNLAVLENNPELHEKLANADELARLNVERHGAIRVGTAEELTTLRRIFAIMGMYPVSYYDLSQAGVPVHSTAFRPVDDASLSRNPFRVFTSLLRLELIEDKALRQRADEILQQRDIFTSRCRELLDKYDEEGGFTEALATEFVKEALETFRWHQSATVDEETYQALLHEHRLIADVVCFPGCHINHLTPRTLDIDRVQSMMPEYGIEPKVLIEGPPRREVPILLRQTSFKALEEPVLFAGEKQGTHTARFGEIEQRGVALTPKGRQLYDTLLQKAGTGKDNLTHQLHLQDVFKAFPDSEFLLRQQGLAWFRYRLTPTGEAHRQAIHPGDDPQPLIERGWLVAQPVTYEDFLPVSAAGIFQSNLGNETQVRSHGNASRQAFEQALGCPVYDEFVLYQRTEERSKRRCGLL from the coding sequence ATGGCGTGCATCCTCACGGCCGATGAGATTCGGGAACAATTTTCACAAGCGATGTCAGCCATGTACCAGCAAGAAGTTCCGCAGTACGGCACACTTCTCGAACTGGTGGCAGACGTCAATCTGGCGGTACTGGAAAACAATCCTGAGCTGCACGAAAAGCTCGCCAATGCCGATGAACTGGCACGGCTTAATGTCGAACGCCACGGCGCGATTCGTGTCGGAACGGCAGAGGAGCTGACAACGTTACGGCGAATTTTTGCCATTATGGGAATGTATCCGGTCAGCTATTACGATCTTTCGCAAGCGGGTGTGCCTGTCCATTCCACAGCTTTTCGACCGGTTGATGATGCATCGTTGTCGCGAAATCCTTTTCGCGTATTCACTTCACTTTTGCGTCTGGAGTTGATTGAAGATAAAGCTCTGCGTCAACGAGCTGACGAAATTCTTCAACAGCGCGATATTTTTACCTCCCGATGCCGGGAGTTACTTGATAAATATGATGAAGAAGGAGGATTCACCGAAGCACTGGCGACAGAGTTTGTAAAAGAAGCACTGGAAACCTTCCGCTGGCATCAGTCTGCAACTGTTGATGAAGAAACTTATCAGGCATTACTACACGAACATCGGTTGATTGCCGATGTGGTGTGTTTCCCTGGCTGCCATATCAACCATTTAACACCACGAACGCTGGATATTGATCGCGTTCAATCGATGATGCCGGAATACGGGATCGAACCGAAAGTTCTGATCGAAGGTCCGCCGCGTCGGGAAGTTCCCATCTTGTTACGCCAGACCAGTTTTAAAGCGCTTGAAGAACCGGTGCTATTTGCAGGCGAAAAACAGGGTACACATACCGCGCGATTTGGTGAAATTGAGCAACGAGGAGTAGCGTTAACGCCAAAAGGGCGGCAGCTTTACGATACGCTGTTACAAAAAGCGGGCACGGGTAAAGACAATCTCACTCACCAGTTGCATTTACAGGATGTCTTCAAAGCTTTCCCTGATAGCGAGTTTTTGCTGCGTCAACAGGGGCTGGCATGGTTTCGCTATCGCCTGACACCAACGGGGGAAGCACACCGTCAGGCCATACATCCAGGTGATGATCCTCAGCCTTTAATTGAACGCGGTTGGTTGGTGGCACAACCAGTCACCTATGAAGATTTTTTACCCGTCAGTGCCGCGGGCATTTTCCAGTCAAATCTGGGTAATGAAACACAGGTCAGAAGCCACGGGAATGCCAGTCGGCAGGCCTTTGAACAGGCATTAGGATGCCCGGTCTATGATGAATTTGTCCTTTACCAGCGAACCGAAGAACGCAGTAAACGACGTTGTGGGTTGTTGTAA
- the maeA gene encoding malate dehydrogenase: protein MEPKTKKQRSLYIPYAGPVLLEFPLLNKGSAFSMEERRNFNLLGLLPEVVETIEEQAERAWIQYQGFKTEIDKHIYLRNIQDTNETLFYRLVNNHLDEMMPVIYTPTVGAACERFSEIYRRSRGVFISYQNRHNMDDILQNVPNHNIKVIVVTDGERILGLGDQGIGGMGIPIGKLSLYTACGGISPAYTLPVVLDVGTNNQQLLNDPLYMGWRNPRITDDEYYEFVDEFIQAVKQRWPDVLLQFEDFAQKNAMPLLNRYRNEICSFNDDIQGTAAVTVGTLIAASRAAGGQLSEKKIVFLGAGSAGCGIAEMIIAQTQREGLSEEAARQKVFMVDRFGLLTDKMPNLLPFQTKLVQKRENLSDWDTDSDVLSLLDVVRNVKPDILIGVSGQTGLFTEEIIREMHKHCPRPIVMPLSNPTSRVEATPQDIIAWTEGNALVATGSPFNPVVWKDKIYPIAQCNNAFIFPGIGLGVIASGASRITDEMLMSASETLAQYSPLVLNGEGLVLPELKDIQKVSRAIAFAVGKMAQQQGVAVKTSAEALQQAIDDNFWQAEYRDYRRTSI, encoded by the coding sequence ATGGAACCAAAAACAAAAAAACAGCGTTCGCTTTATATTCCTTACGCTGGCCCTGTACTGCTGGAATTTCCGTTGTTGAATAAAGGCAGCGCCTTCAGTATGGAAGAACGCCGTAACTTCAACCTGCTGGGGTTACTGCCGGAAGTGGTCGAAACCATCGAAGAACAAGCGGAACGTGCGTGGATCCAGTATCAGGGATTCAAAACTGAAATCGACAAACACATTTACCTGCGTAACATCCAGGACACCAACGAAACCCTCTTCTACCGTCTGGTAAATAATCACCTCGACGAAATGATGCCCGTCATTTATACCCCTACGGTCGGCGCAGCCTGTGAACGTTTCTCCGAGATCTACCGTCGTTCTCGCGGCGTATTTATCTCATACCAGAACCGCCACAATATGGACGATATTCTGCAAAACGTGCCGAACCATAATATCAAAGTGATTGTGGTGACGGACGGCGAACGTATTCTGGGGCTTGGTGACCAGGGCATCGGTGGGATGGGTATTCCGATCGGTAAACTGTCGCTCTATACCGCCTGCGGTGGCATCAGCCCGGCGTATACACTGCCGGTGGTGCTGGATGTCGGGACGAACAACCAGCAGTTGCTTAACGACCCGCTGTATATGGGCTGGCGTAATCCACGTATCACTGACGACGAATACTATGAATTCGTGGATGAATTTATCCAGGCTGTGAAGCAACGCTGGCCGGACGTGTTGTTGCAGTTTGAAGATTTCGCACAGAAAAACGCGATGCCGTTGCTTAACCGCTATCGCAATGAAATTTGTTCTTTTAACGATGATATTCAGGGCACCGCGGCGGTAACGGTAGGCACGCTGATCGCAGCAAGTCGCGCGGCAGGTGGTCAGTTAAGCGAGAAAAAGATTGTCTTCCTCGGCGCAGGCTCGGCGGGGTGCGGGATTGCCGAAATGATCATCGCCCAGACTCAGCGTGAAGGATTAAGCGAAGAAGCGGCGCGGCAGAAAGTCTTTATGGTCGATCGCTTTGGTCTGCTGACCGACAAGATGCCGAACCTGCTGCCTTTCCAGACCAAACTGGTGCAGAAGCGCGAAAATCTCAGTGACTGGGATACTGACAGCGATGTGCTGTCACTGCTTGATGTGGTGCGCAATGTCAAACCGGATATTCTGATTGGCGTCTCAGGACAGACCGGGCTGTTTACGGAAGAGATCATCCGTGAGATGCACAAACACTGCCCGCGTCCGATCGTGATGCCGCTGTCTAACCCGACTTCACGTGTGGAAGCCACACCGCAGGACATTATCGCCTGGACCGAGGGTAACGCGCTGGTCGCCACCGGCAGTCCGTTTAATCCGGTGGTATGGAAAGATAAAATCTACCCTATCGCGCAATGCAACAACGCTTTTATCTTCCCGGGCATTGGGCTGGGCGTTATTGCTTCCGGCGCGTCACGTATCACCGATGAGATGCTGATGTCAGCAAGCGAAACACTTGCTCAGTATTCGCCGCTGGTCCTGAACGGCGAAGGTCTGGTATTACCGGAACTGAAAGATATTCAGAAAGTCTCCCGCGCAATTGCGTTTGCGGTTGGCAAAATGGCGCAGCAGCAAGGCGTGGCGGTGAAAACCTCTGCCGAAGCCCTGCAACAGGCCATTGACGATAATTTCTGGCAAGCGGAATATCGCGACTACCGCCGTACCTCCATTTAA
- a CDS encoding glucan biosynthesis protein D: MDRRRFIKGSMAMAAVCGTSGIASLFSQAAFAAESDIADGQSVRFDFSILQSMAHDLAQKPWGGAPRDLPPTLATMTPQAYNSIQYDEQQSLWHNVENRQLDAQFFHMGMGFRRRVRMFSVDPATHMAREIHFRPELFKYNDAGVDTKQLEGQKDLGFAGFRVFKAPELARRDVVSFLGASYFRAVDDTYQYGLSARGLAIDTYTDSKEEFPDFTAFWFDTVKPGSTTFTVYALLDSPSITGAYKFVIHCEKTQVIMDVENHLYARKDIKQLGIAPMTSMFSCGTNERRMCDTIHPQIHDSDRLSMWRGNGEWICRPLNNPQKLQFNAYTDDNPKGFGLLQLDRDFSHYQDIMGWYNKRPSLWVEPRNRWGKGTIGLMEIPTTGETLDNIVCFWQPEKAIEAGDELQYQYRLYWSARPPVQCPLARVMATRTGMGGFPEGWAPGEHFPEKWSRRFAVDFVGGDLKAAAPKGIEPVITLSSGEAKQIEILYVEPIDGYRIQFDWYPTSDSTDPVDMRMFLRCQGEAISETWLYQYFPPAPDKRQYIDDRIMR, translated from the coding sequence ATGGATCGTAGACGCTTTATTAAGGGTTCAATGGCGATGGCTGCAGTGTGCGGTACCAGCGGTATTGCATCTCTCTTCTCTCAGGCCGCATTTGCGGCGGAATCTGACATCGCTGATGGTCAGTCAGTGCGATTTGATTTCTCTATTTTGCAGTCAATGGCACACGATTTAGCGCAAAAACCGTGGGGCGGAGCGCCGCGTGACCTGCCGCCAACGCTGGCAACAATGACGCCGCAGGCTTATAACAGTATTCAGTACGACGAACAGCAATCCTTATGGCATAACGTTGAAAATCGTCAGTTAGATGCGCAGTTTTTCCATATGGGAATGGGATTCCGTCGTCGGGTCCGTATGTTCTCGGTCGATCCTGCTACTCATATGGCGCGTGAAATCCATTTCCGCCCTGAGTTATTTAAATACAACGATGCGGGAGTGGATACAAAACAACTCGAAGGACAGAAAGACCTTGGTTTTGCCGGTTTCCGGGTGTTTAAAGCGCCAGAACTGGCGAGACGAGATGTGGTGTCCTTTCTCGGTGCCAGTTATTTCCGTGCGGTAGATGATACTTATCAATATGGTTTGTCAGCGCGCGGTCTGGCCATTGATACCTACACTGATTCAAAAGAAGAGTTCCCGGATTTCACCGCCTTCTGGTTTGATACGGTAAAACCAGGTTCAACGACCTTTACCGTTTATGCGTTACTCGATAGCCCAAGTATCACCGGAGCGTACAAGTTTGTTATTCACTGCGAAAAAACGCAGGTGATTATGGATGTCGAAAACCACTTATATGCGCGTAAAGATATCAAACAACTCGGTATTGCCCCGATGACCAGTATGTTCAGCTGCGGCACCAACGAGCGCCGGATGTGTGACACCATTCATCCGCAGATACACGATTCGGACCGCCTTTCTATGTGGCGAGGGAATGGTGAATGGATTTGCCGTCCGCTGAATAACCCGCAGAAATTACAGTTCAATGCTTATACCGACGACAATCCTAAAGGGTTTGGTCTGTTGCAATTGGATCGTGATTTTTCACACTACCAGGACATTATGGGCTGGTACAACAAGCGCCCGAGTTTGTGGGTAGAACCACGTAACCGCTGGGGGAAGGGAACCATTGGGTTAATGGAGATCCCAACAACGGGCGAAACGTTGGATAACATTGTTTGTTTCTGGCAACCAGAAAAGGCCATTGAAGCGGGTGATGAGTTGCAATATCAGTATCGTCTTTACTGGAGTGCTCGACCGCCTGTTCAGTGCCCACTGGCGCGGGTAATGGCAACACGTACCGGAATGGGAGGCTTTCCTGAGGGGTGGGCACCGGGTGAGCATTTCCCGGAAAAATGGTCCCGTCGTTTTGCCGTTGATTTTGTCGGTGGTGATTTAAAAGCGGCTGCTCCGAAAGGTATTGAACCGGTGATCACACTTTCCAGCGGTGAAGCGAAGCAGATTGAGATCCTCTACGTTGAACCCATTGATGGTTACCGTATTCAGTTCGACTGGTATCCAACATCTGACTCTACTGACCCAGTTGATATGCGAATGTTTCTGCGTTGCCAGGGCGAAGCCATTAGCGAAACCTGGCTATATCAATATTTCCCACCAGCGCCAGATAAACGGCAATATATTGACGATCGCATAATGCGTTAA
- the rimL gene encoding 50S ribosomal protein L7/L12-serine acetyltransferase codes for MQEIIKINDVIELQAVDESHVSSLFQLIQKNKAWLQQSMNWPQYVNTEDDTRKTVQGNMMLHQRGYAKMFTIFAHDEMAGVISFNQIEPLNKTAYIGYWLDQSRQGQGIISLSLQGLMQHYAQRGEIRRFVIKCRVANEASNQVAVRNEFAYEGCLKQAEFLNGSYDDINIYGRIIDPSLK; via the coding sequence ATGCAAGAAATTATCAAAATTAATGATGTCATTGAGTTGCAGGCCGTGGATGAAAGCCACGTCTCATCTTTGTTCCAGTTGATCCAAAAGAATAAAGCCTGGTTACAGCAGTCGATGAACTGGCCACAATATGTGAATACTGAGGACGATACCCGTAAAACCGTGCAGGGGAACATGATGTTACACCAGCGCGGTTATGCCAAAATGTTCACCATTTTTGCTCATGATGAAATGGCGGGAGTCATCTCTTTTAACCAAATTGAACCACTGAATAAAACTGCCTATATCGGCTACTGGCTGGATCAATCCCGACAGGGGCAGGGCATCATTTCTTTGTCCTTACAGGGGCTAATGCAACATTACGCGCAGCGGGGAGAGATTCGCCGATTTGTGATCAAATGCAGAGTGGCGAACGAGGCCAGCAATCAGGTAGCGGTGCGCAACGAATTTGCATACGAAGGCTGTCTGAAACAGGCTGAATTTCTTAACGGCAGTTATGACGATATTAATATTTATGGGCGAATTATTGATCCGTCTTTAAAGTAA
- the pcaQ gene encoding pca operon transcription factor PcaQ, with protein MEKNSLFSQRIRLRHLHTFVAVAQQGTLGRAAETLNLSQPALSKTLNELEQLTGTRLFDRGRLGAQLTPPGEQFLTHAVKVLDALNNAAQALNRKEGLNSDIVRIGALPTAALGILPAVLGQFHRQHKDTMLQVATMNNTMLLAGLKSGEIDIGIGRMSDPELMGGLNYELLFLESLKLVVRPNHPLLQENVTLSRVMEWPVVVSPKGTVPRQNAETLLQSQGCKIPDGCIETLSASLSRQLTVDYDYVWFVPSGAVKEDLRQGSLVALPVPTQGAGEPIGILTRVDAQLSSGAQILISAIRKNMPL; from the coding sequence ATGGAAAAAAATAGTCTGTTTAGTCAGCGCATTCGCTTGCGCCACCTGCATACATTTGTCGCTGTCGCACAACAAGGAACACTCGGTCGCGCGGCAGAAACCCTTAACCTTAGCCAGCCAGCTCTCTCTAAGACATTGAATGAACTGGAACAATTAACAGGAACCCGGCTATTTGACCGAGGAAGACTTGGCGCGCAACTTACCCCACCTGGTGAGCAGTTTCTGACACATGCGGTGAAGGTGCTGGATGCGTTAAATAATGCTGCTCAGGCGTTGAATCGAAAAGAGGGCCTTAACAGTGACATTGTGCGCATAGGCGCGTTGCCAACCGCTGCATTAGGTATTTTACCTGCCGTATTAGGCCAGTTTCATCGCCAACATAAAGATACAATGTTGCAGGTTGCTACCATGAATAACACCATGCTGTTGGCAGGGTTAAAGTCTGGCGAGATTGATATTGGTATCGGGCGAATGTCTGATCCAGAATTGATGGGTGGCCTCAATTACGAATTACTTTTTCTGGAGTCACTCAAACTGGTGGTGCGTCCGAATCACCCCCTTTTACAGGAGAATGTCACTCTCAGTCGGGTGATGGAGTGGCCTGTCGTAGTTTCCCCAAAAGGTACGGTCCCCCGTCAGAATGCGGAAACACTGCTACAAAGCCAGGGCTGCAAAATTCCCGATGGCTGTATTGAAACGCTTTCCGCTTCACTATCACGACAGCTTACCGTCGATTACGACTATGTATGGTTTGTACCTTCCGGGGCAGTAAAAGAGGATTTGCGTCAGGGGTCTCTGGTGGCACTGCCAGTGCCAACACAAGGTGCCGGAGAACCTATAGGTATCCTGACCCGTGTTGACGCACAGCTTTCATCCGGCGCCCAAATATTAATTAGTGCGATCCGCAAAAATATGCCGTTGTAA
- a CDS encoding YdcH family protein, which translates to MFPEYQELISRLKTDNPRFLSLFNKHHELDNEIARVEGRNGWGYSLDIVHLKKKKLQLKEELLRILQQESLKESTSEV; encoded by the coding sequence ATGTTTCCAGAATACCAAGAACTCATTTCCCGACTGAAAACCGATAATCCTCGCTTTCTGTCACTCTTCAATAAACACCACGAACTTGATAATGAGATTGCCCGTGTAGAGGGCAGAAATGGTTGGGGATACAGCTTAGATATTGTTCATCTTAAGAAAAAGAAACTCCAGTTGAAGGAGGAACTGCTGCGGATCTTGCAGCAGGAAAGTTTAAAAGAAAGTACCAGTGAGGTATAA